The following are encoded together in the Myxocyprinus asiaticus isolate MX2 ecotype Aquarium Trade chromosome 7, UBuf_Myxa_2, whole genome shotgun sequence genome:
- the LOC127443446 gene encoding tRNA methyltransferase 10 homolog C-like, whose product MMFQKLCSLAVPWRSTSALVQKVYRKHQVQLRLLDLISRSISTSWRTRKDGAENDPAEKLDLDIWKSVMKSQAVHEERKGEDNLTPNPKAEPSLLEANRELVEMWHQAGKFVPKNITDEQLEVLSGLTTKSAKKKFLKYLAIKEGHKMSKKEKQEKKKSERNLEADGESERDEGDSLKNTFVLKFWSRSMDKVLNWRAAQAMRFGQPLVYDMSYEQHMSQREIENTVSQLLETEGWNRRFVDPFHLHFCNLQPDGAYYRELLKRYGTETWERLLITTTASQHVDVFPPESLVYLTADSPNVLRKFDHSKVYVVGAMVDRSIHSGVSLANAKRLSLATARLPLDEYLDWDSGAKNLTLDQMIRILTTVKETGSWQKALEFVPKRKHSGFHQQRDFRTGTKSRTLTDREENWERERDRIFVSKRRTPKSHFVRQESEICLPSRIQTALKIKSDRHNKGQDRRNSWEDE is encoded by the coding sequence ATGATGTTTCAAAAGTTGTGTTCACTGGCCGTGCCATGGAGAAGCACTTCTGCTCTAGTTCAGAAGGTTTATAGAAAGCACCAGGTGCAATTGAGATTACTGGACCTCATTAGTAGATCCATCAGCACCAGCTGGAGAACCAGGAAGGATGGAGCAGAAAACGATCCTGCTGAAAAGCTTGACTTGGATATTTGGAAGTCTGTGATGAAATCCCAAGCCGTGCATGAGGAGAGAAAAGGTGAGGACAATTTGACCCCAAACCCCAAAGCAGAGCCATCTCTTCTGGAGGCTAACCGAGAGCTGGTTGAGATGTGGCATCAAGCAGGGAAGTTTGTCCCGAAGAACATCACGGATGAACAGCTGGAAGTTCTCTCTGGCTTGACCACAAAGTCTGCAAAGAAGAAGTTCTTGAAGTATCTGGCCATCAAGGAAGGACACAAGATGTCCAAGAAGGAGAAGCAGGAAAAGAAGAAGTCTGAGCGGAATCTGGAAGCAGACGGGGAATCGGAAAGAGATGAAGGAGATTCGTTGAAGAACACGTTTGTGTTGAAGTTCTGGAGTCGATCCATGGATAAGGTCCTGAACTGGCGGGCGGCGCAGGCCATGCGCTTCGGTCAACCACTGGTGTACGATATGAGCTATGAGCAGCATATGTCGCAACGAGAGATTGAAAACACCGTTTCGCAGTTGCTGGAGACCGAAGGCTGGAACCGACGCTTCGTCGACCCGTTTCACCTGCACTTCTGCAACCTGCAGCCCGATGGGGCATATTACCGCGAGCTCCTCAAACGCTACGGGACTGAGACCTGGGAACGCCTGCTGATCACGACCACCGCTAGCCAACACGTGGACGTGTTTCCTCCTGAAAGCCTCGTCTACCTCACGGCCGATTCACCAAACGTGCTGCGCAAGTTTGATCACAGTAAGGTGTATGTAGTGGGTGCGATGGTGGACCGCTCCATACATTCAGGCGTTTCATTGGCCAATGCAAAACGCCTCAGTCTCGCCACAGCCCGCCTTCCTCTCGATGAATACCTGGACTGGGACTCTGGTGCGAAGAATCTGACACTGGATCAGATGATCCGCATATTGACCACGGTAAAAGAGACAGGAAGTTGGCAGAAAGCACTCGAGTTTGTGCCAAAAAGGAAACACAGTGGTTTTCACCAGCAGAGAGACTTCAGAACCGGAACCAAATCCAGGACGCTCACAGACAGAGAGGAAAactgggagagagaaagagaccgaATCTTTGTGAGTAAACGCAGAACTCCGAAGAGTCATTTTGTCCGTCAGGAATCGGAGATCTGTTTGCCCAGCAGAATTCAGACAGCGCTGaaaatcaaatcagacagacacaataAAGGCCAAGATCGGAGGAACTCATGGGAGGACGAATAA